The Silene latifolia isolate original U9 population chromosome Y, ASM4854445v1, whole genome shotgun sequence sequence AGATAATCCTCGGGGTCCGTGCCTCTCGTGAACTTGGGTAATTCACTTACTTTGAACTCTTCCACGGTTCGTTCTCGTCTAGGCACCCACTTGGAATCGGGTTCTTGTAAATTCTTCAAGGCTTTTTGAAGATTCTTAAGAAAGTTGGGATTGTCGAAGTCCATGTTTGTAATCTTGGTTTGAATTTTcggatttcgtttttttttttttgttcaatccTTGCCTTTaagatccaatcgattaaacctcaATAACCTCgttgagtttaacctttgaataccAATCGCGATTGGATATTCAACTACTAATTGATTTGGACTTTCTCACgaccgtcttgatttttttgTGGGTGATCAAGagtcgaagctctgataccacttgatgcGAATACGGAGCAGAAGACTTAATTGTAAATTCAAGTGAAGCGAGAGATTCGAATTCACTAGGTTCAACCCGACCTGATCGTGCCACTTGAGGCGTTTtgggcgaagcggaagtctttttgtttgtttttgtgttttctctTGTACAAGAATGAaagggatatttgtttcgatttcttgtgaagagatcgaaccaatgggatatttgctatcgctagacctataacgataaaaatgggggaattactcgaaaacgcgtcaagtaatccAACTCAAACTtcggagcacgtccttagtttaaggcaagacttgtgtttcaatcttttcaaagaatcgatgctttcgagtcttgccttgaactaaggacgtgctccgcagtttaagtctaattacttgacgcgttttcgagtaattccccattgttatcgttataggtcaagcgatagcaaatatcccattggttcgatctcttcataagaaatcgaagcaaatatccctttcatttctacacaaaaaaaaaacacaaaaccaaaacaaaagacttccgcttcgcccCAAAACGTCTCAAGTGGCACGATcaggtcgggttgcacctagtgcattcggatctttcGCCTCACTTGAATTCACAATTTAATCTTCCGCTGCGTATTCGCATCAAGTGGTATCAGAtcttcggctcttgatcacccacaaaaatcaagacggtcctgAGAAAGTCCAAATCAATTAGTAGTTGAATATCCAATCGCGACTggtattcaaaggttaaactcgacgaggttgttgaggtttaatcgattggatcttAAAGGCACGGATTgaacaaaaaaaagaaagaaaaaaaaaatcactgttcacggtactgttcatcacaaaaaacaaaaaatccGAAACTTCAACCACAATCACCAAACATGAACTTCGACGATCCCAACTTTCTTAAGAATCTTCAAAAAGCCTTGAAGAATTTACAAGAAAACGATTCCAAGTGGTTGCCTAGACGAGAACGAACCGTTGAAGAATTCAAAGTaagtgaactacccgagttcaTAGGAGGCACGGACCCCGAGACTTATCTCGAATGGGAAAGACAAATAGATCGGATGTTTGAATTTAAGGATCTTGATGACGAACAATGTTGCAAGTACGCCATTTTGAAATTAAGAAATGGGGCTTCCCTATGGTATGAAAGCTTTAAGTCCAGGAGAGTTCGAGCCGGAAAAGCAAAGATAACATCATGGCACGTGCTTAAACTCAAATTGCGAAAAAGATATGTCCCCGCAACACATAGACTCACAACCTATCGTAAGATCGCCGAGCTTACCCAAGGAAGGCTAAGTGTCCTGGTGTACATCAACGAATTCGAAATTCTAGCCTTGATGGGAGATTTGGTGGAGGATGAGGATATAAAGATGGCACGTTTCCTACGCGGTCTAAACCGTAGCATCGCCAACGCCGTCGAGTTACAAAACTACTCGGATTTCAATACCTTGTGTAATATGTATCTCAAAGTGGAAGCATAAGGAAAGGCAAAGGTGAAAACCACCTATGGTGAGAGTAGTCGGAATTGGAAAAACGAGAACAACTCGAGGACAAGCATAACGGGCAATATCAGCGGGCCCAAAACAACTCCCGCCTCCAGTTCTTCTACTAAACTGCCCGCACCGAAGGAATATAGCTACACGCAAATTCGGTTTTTCAAATGCCAAGGGTTTGGGAATTTCAAAAATGCGTGCCCAAATCAGCGGACAATCACGCTAAGAGAGGCCGTGGATTGTCGTGACGAATTGTTTGAAGAAGAAGCGAAAACAGAGGGCATTTTTGACctagaaggagaagagaaagaGGCAGACGCCGAGAACTCCGAAGATTACGTCGCTCCTAGTTATGATTGTGCTTTGGTTCTCTGAACCTTGCAAGCCCAATCTTCGCCCATCGAAACGGAGCAACGAAGTCAAATATTTCACACCAAGTGCCAAGTGAAAGACAAATGGTGTAGCTTAATCATTGATGGAGGCAGTTGCACCAACGTCACCTCGAATGAAATGGTGGAGAAATTAAAGCTACCCACGACGCCTCACCCAAAGCCGTATGCCCTGCATTGGCTTGATGACGGGAACAAGGTAAAAATCACCAAACAAGTGAAGGTGGCACTAACCATGGGATCTTACAACGACGACATCCTATGCGATGTTGTACCAATGGATGCATGTCATGTCCTATTAGGACAGCCTTGGCAGTATGACCGGGATGTGGTGCATCGCGATCGAAGCAACGAATACGAGTTGGTGAGTAAGGGTAAAAGGATTATCTTTAAACCAATGGCGCCTAGTGAAGTGCGTTCCATGAGTGCCAAACGTGGAAAGGCCACTAGCATGACCATGCTTGCTAGTGAGAAAGAAGTGGACGAGGCCATTGTCCATGGCAACCAAGTTTACCTGATGGTGGTCAATGAGGCTCCTAGCGATGGAGACAAGGATGAACGATTAACCTCGCTCTTGGAGGAGTTCAAGGATGTCTTCCCCGATGAACTACCCGCATGTTTACCACCTATTCGTGGGATCGAACACCAGATCGATCTCCTACCCGGAGCTCCCTTGCCAAACAAGGCCGCCTATCGGTGCAATCCAATGGAAACCAAGGAATTACAGCGACAAATCGAGGAGTTAATGGAACGAGGCTATGTGCGCGAGAGCATAAGTCCATGTG is a genomic window containing:
- the LOC141629747 gene encoding uncharacterized protein LOC141629747 gives rise to the protein MVEKLKLPTTPHPKPYALHWLDDGNKVKITKQVKVALTMGSYNDDILCDVVPMDACHVLLGQPWQYDRDVVHRDRSNEYELVSKGKRIIFKPMAPSEVRSMSAKRGKATSMTMLASEKEVDEAIVHGNQVYLMVVNEAPSDGDKDERLTSLLEEFKDVFPDELPACLPPIRGIEHQIDLLPGAPLPNKAAYRCNPMETKELQRQIEELMERGYVRESISPCAVPTLLVPK